The following coding sequences lie in one Arachis ipaensis cultivar K30076 chromosome B03, Araip1.1, whole genome shotgun sequence genomic window:
- the LOC107631580 gene encoding transcription factor bHLH130 isoform X1 (The sequence of the model RefSeq protein was modified relative to this genomic sequence to represent the inferred CDS: added 62 bases not found in genome assembly): MDSSSRYHQQQLNSSSSSASGLLRFRSAPPSVLEQLQVVEGSCSSEQERSSSSSFLRFFSSNNNKPSSTTKPPSLSLMNSNHSFTTLHNSSTAPSASTSSGTDLPRQSTFPASHFSFHDNNGYDTNANTMTKGVGNYSGSDELSLSTMNRFNNQISFSSSRSPSSSATATNNNRNGGLFFPNYGYWNETSYKRDDQNRIYKLIFDANQNEEFGNNKVVHTLSHQLSFPKAEPEMFVMENMIHFPLLDAVPCKIRAKRGCATHPRSIAERVRRTRISERMK; this comes from the exons ATTGCTTCGATTTCGCTCTGCTCCTCCTTCAGTCCTCGAACAGTTACAGGTTGTTGAAGGTTCTTGTTCATCTGAACAGGAGaggtcgtcgtcgtcgtcgttcTTGAGATTCTTCAGTTCCAACAACAATAAGCCTTCTTCAACAACAAAACCGCCATCACTTTCTTTGATGAATTCGAATCATAGCTTCACCACACTGCACAACTCGTCAACTGCACCTTCCGCTTCCACTTCCTCTGGAACGGATCTACCAAGGCAGAGCACTTTTCCAGCTTCGCATTTCTCCTTCCACGATAATAACG GGTATGATACTAATGCAAATACTATGACGAAAGGTGTTGGAAACTACAGCGGCAGTGATGAACTTAGTCTATCCACAATGAACAGATTCAATAACCAAATTAGCTTCTCATCATCAAGAAGCCCTTCTTCTTCAGCAACGGCAACTAATAATAACCGTAATGGTGGATTATTCTTCCCTAATTATGGTTATTGGAATGAGACATCATACAAGAGGGACGACCAAAATAGGATTTATAAGTTAATTTTTGATGCTAATCAG AATGAAGAGTTTGGGAATAATAAAGTTGTTCATACACTATCGCATCAACTAAGTTTTCCAAAAGCGGAACCGGAGATGTTTGTAATGGAGAATATGATTCACTTCCCATTATTAGATGCTGTTCCATGTAAAATTAGAGCCAAAAGAGGATGTGCTACTCATCCCAGAAGCATTGCCGAAAGG GTGAGAAGGACTCGGATCAGTGAACGAATGAAATGA
- the LOC107631580 gene encoding transcription factor bHLH130 isoform X2 (The sequence of the model RefSeq protein was modified relative to this genomic sequence to represent the inferred CDS: added 62 bases not found in genome assembly), translating to MDSSSRYHQQQLNSSSSSASGLLRFRSAPPSVLEQLQVVEGSCSSEQERSSSSSFLRFFSSNNNKPSSTTKPPSLSLMNSNHSFTTLHNSSTAPSASTSSGTDLPRQSTFPASHFSFHDNNGYDTNANTMTKGVGNYSGSDELSLSTMNRFNNQISFSSSRSPSSSATATNNNRNGGLFFPNYGYWNETSYKRDDQNRIYKLIFDANQNEEFGNNKVVHTLSHQLSFPKAEPEMFVMENMIHFPLLDAVPCKIRAKRGCATHPRSIAERVCEKDSDQ from the exons ATTGCTTCGATTTCGCTCTGCTCCTCCTTCAGTCCTCGAACAGTTACAGGTTGTTGAAGGTTCTTGTTCATCTGAACAGGAGaggtcgtcgtcgtcgtcgttcTTGAGATTCTTCAGTTCCAACAACAATAAGCCTTCTTCAACAACAAAACCGCCATCACTTTCTTTGATGAATTCGAATCATAGCTTCACCACACTGCACAACTCGTCAACTGCACCTTCCGCTTCCACTTCCTCTGGAACGGATCTACCAAGGCAGAGCACTTTTCCAGCTTCGCATTTCTCCTTCCACGATAATAACG GGTATGATACTAATGCAAATACTATGACGAAAGGTGTTGGAAACTACAGCGGCAGTGATGAACTTAGTCTATCCACAATGAACAGATTCAATAACCAAATTAGCTTCTCATCATCAAGAAGCCCTTCTTCTTCAGCAACGGCAACTAATAATAACCGTAATGGTGGATTATTCTTCCCTAATTATGGTTATTGGAATGAGACATCATACAAGAGGGACGACCAAAATAGGATTTATAAGTTAATTTTTGATGCTAATCAG AATGAAGAGTTTGGGAATAATAAAGTTGTTCATACACTATCGCATCAACTAAGTTTTCCAAAAGCGGAACCGGAGATGTTTGTAATGGAGAATATGATTCACTTCCCATTATTAGATGCTGTTCCATGTAAAATTAGAGCCAAAAGAGGATGTGCTACTCATCCCAGAAGCATTGCCGAAAGGGTAT GTGAGAAGGACTCGGATCAGTGA
- the LOC107631580 gene encoding transcription factor bHLH130 isoform X3 (The sequence of the model RefSeq protein was modified relative to this genomic sequence to represent the inferred CDS: added 62 bases not found in genome assembly), with translation MDSSSRYHQQQLNSSSSSASGLLRFRSAPPSVLEQLQVVEGSCSSEQERSSSSSFLRFFSSNNNKPSSTTKPPSLSLMNSNHSFTTLHNSSTAPSASTSSGTDLPRQSTFPASHFSFHDNNGYDTNANTMTKGVGNYSGSDELSLSTMNRFNNQISFSSSRSPSSSATATNNNRNGGLFFPNYGYWNETSYKRDDQNRIYKLIFDANQNEEFGNNKVVHTLSHQLSFPKAEPEMFVMENMIHFPLLDAVPCKIRAKRGCATHPRSIAERVFIFR, from the exons ATTGCTTCGATTTCGCTCTGCTCCTCCTTCAGTCCTCGAACAGTTACAGGTTGTTGAAGGTTCTTGTTCATCTGAACAGGAGaggtcgtcgtcgtcgtcgttcTTGAGATTCTTCAGTTCCAACAACAATAAGCCTTCTTCAACAACAAAACCGCCATCACTTTCTTTGATGAATTCGAATCATAGCTTCACCACACTGCACAACTCGTCAACTGCACCTTCCGCTTCCACTTCCTCTGGAACGGATCTACCAAGGCAGAGCACTTTTCCAGCTTCGCATTTCTCCTTCCACGATAATAACG GGTATGATACTAATGCAAATACTATGACGAAAGGTGTTGGAAACTACAGCGGCAGTGATGAACTTAGTCTATCCACAATGAACAGATTCAATAACCAAATTAGCTTCTCATCATCAAGAAGCCCTTCTTCTTCAGCAACGGCAACTAATAATAACCGTAATGGTGGATTATTCTTCCCTAATTATGGTTATTGGAATGAGACATCATACAAGAGGGACGACCAAAATAGGATTTATAAGTTAATTTTTGATGCTAATCAG AATGAAGAGTTTGGGAATAATAAAGTTGTTCATACACTATCGCATCAACTAAGTTTTCCAAAAGCGGAACCGGAGATGTTTGTAATGGAGAATATGATTCACTTCCCATTATTAGATGCTGTTCCATGTAAAATTAGAGCCAAAAGAGGATGTGCTACTCATCCCAGAAGCATTGCCGAAAGGGTAT TTATTTTCAGGTGA